In the genome of Bacillus thuringiensis, the window AGGAATGCAGAGTATAGTCAATACATCATCCTCTGTAAATGAATTGTCTGCTCAATCAGCATTAGATGCAGAGAATGGTAACAAATTAATGAAACAAATGATTCAACAGATGGATACAATCCAAAATTCGGTACATAGTGGTGTTAAACAAGTAGAGACTATGAAAGAACAATCAGAAGAAATTGTTAAAATCATTGATGTTATGCAAGGCATTACCTCTCAGATTAACTTATTAGCATTAAACGCCGCAATTGAGGCTGCGCGTGCTGGAGAAAGTGGTAGAGGATTTGCAATTGTGGCAGATGAAGTGCGGAAATTAGCAGAACAATCTAGTGATTCTGCAAAACAAATTGAGAATCTTATTACTCAAGTTATGGGAACAACGAACCATACAGTAGATATGATGGGGAAAGTAGATAATGAGGTACAGGCAGGTACACAAGTAGTAATGCATACAGAAAAAGTATTTGGAACAATTACAGAAAAAGTACAGCAAGTATCTGAGCAAATTCAAACGGTATCTATGTCTACAGATGAAATTGCAGCGAGTAGTGAGGAAATCTCGGCTTCTGCAGAAGACATGGCTCAAATTTCCCAAAGATCATCTGATCGAACTGATAGGGTAAAAGAGTCTATTCAACAGCAAGAAAAATCTGTTCAAGAGATTTCGGTTTCAATTGAACATATGCATAGCGCAGCAGGAAAATTAAAACAAATAGTTGCCCAATTTACTCTTCAAAAGTAGTAGCATATTTGAGTGTTAATAAATATAAAAAAAGCATCCTCTTTTAATAAAAAAGGATGCTTTTTTTATTACTACTATTCGTAGATTTCCGGCATTTTCAAGGCGATGATTACAGCTACAGGACTTATACATACTAGATTTGTATATTACTTGTTTTTTGACAGTTTAAGAGGTTTATCGACGAGAATTATTTCTGTATTAGTGTTTTTAGATCCTGCTGTTGCCAAACTATTAGACCGGATTTAGATGCAAGTAATAGGGATTATCCTTATATTTGTAGGGATGGCACTAACTTTTCGCAAGGGAAGAGAAGGCGAGTTATCAGTGAAGGGGAATGCTACCTCTGAAATATAGATCATGAATATAGTAACCGTCATTAGGTATCTCCTTTACGCGCCAATAAAGGGAAGTTGTAAAGTGAAAAGGAGTTTATAAAG includes:
- a CDS encoding methyl-accepting chemotaxis protein yields the protein MQAMEQTAGAMEELTQGMQSIVNTSSSVNELSAQSALDAENGNKLMKQMIQQMDTIQNSVHSGVKQVETMKEQSEEIVKIIDVMQGITSQINLLALNAAIEAARAGESGRGFAIVADEVRKLAEQSSDSAKQIENLITQVMGTTNHTVDMMGKVDNEVQAGTQVVMHTEKVFGTITEKVQQVSEQIQTVSMSTDEIAASSEEISASAEDMAQISQRSSDRTDRVKESIQQQEKSVQEISVSIEHMHSAAGKLKQIVAQFTLQK